A DNA window from Caulobacter mirabilis contains the following coding sequences:
- a CDS encoding sensor histidine kinase has product MPQTARRPEDIPRADEDRRETTLVERAATLDEAKRAFLRTASHELRTPLNAIIGFSEIIAGELYGPLGAPQYRQYAEHVRDSGYRLLKLVNQVLEVARLQGQPVDIVPRPVALDHALDDVRDQLKGDLTERQATLAVADDGALPSVFADPKGLRTLLANLIQNAALYGPVGGVIEISATPRGETVEIAIRDHGDGVDPAEIPRMMNPFEQGDNALSRSTQGAGLGLPIAVLLAEAMSGRLWLEPAVGGGLRACVVLPAA; this is encoded by the coding sequence ATGCCGCAGACGGCGCGCAGGCCAGAAGACATCCCGCGCGCGGACGAAGACCGGCGCGAGACGACGCTCGTCGAGCGGGCGGCCACCCTCGACGAGGCCAAACGGGCCTTCCTGCGGACGGCCAGCCACGAGCTGCGGACGCCGCTGAACGCCATCATCGGCTTCTCGGAGATCATCGCCGGCGAACTCTACGGCCCGCTCGGCGCGCCGCAGTATCGCCAGTACGCCGAGCACGTTCGCGACAGCGGCTATCGGTTGCTCAAGCTGGTGAACCAGGTGCTGGAGGTCGCGCGACTCCAGGGCCAGCCCGTCGACATCGTCCCGCGCCCGGTCGCGCTGGACCATGCCCTCGACGACGTCCGCGACCAGCTCAAGGGCGATCTGACGGAACGCCAGGCGACGCTCGCCGTGGCCGACGACGGCGCCCTGCCCTCGGTCTTCGCTGATCCCAAGGGTCTCCGGACCCTGCTGGCCAACCTCATTCAGAACGCGGCGCTCTACGGTCCGGTCGGCGGCGTGATCGAGATTTCCGCCACCCCGCGCGGCGAAACCGTCGAGATCGCGATCCGGGACCATGGCGACGGGGTCGACCCGGCCGAGATCCCGCGGATGATGAACCCCTTCGAACAGGGCGACAACGCACTCAGCCGGTCGACACAGGGCGCGGGCCTGGGCCTGCCCATCGCCGTCCTGCTGGCCGAGGCCATGAGCGGTCGCCTGTGGCTGGAACCGGCGGTCGGCGGCGGCCTGCGCGCCTGTGTGGTCTTGCCCGCCGCCTGA
- a CDS encoding sensor histidine kinase — protein MTESATDDAETGRVASAARLGSVSAQRLWFWSWLGLVGLSVVLLWLAFPASAWPVVPALIAGGLPAAVSLFPNRPLSERGMGLMLVVWGVGGALACLLAGGVGGPLGPWCLAPVAAASVYGGRRRLAEGAALSFMAALVSALAALSGLAPTLPAEGAGFWLGLLALATTGLGLGAGLILAERRAARRELRRDDEVERLRAILEEQPALILSLYPHGRVRALYGQPPEGVSRDQVRELGLPAAALPGADRLAVIEALKLAIAEGRAETGFAPAGAMDRWAGLTLRRAEENLLLAMVRDATAERARETSLDQARQDAEATTAGKSRFLANMSHELRTPLNAIMGFSDIMRARMFGPLPDKYAEYGELIHESGQHLLDLINDVLDMSKIEAERFELSREVFDGREAVSAALRLMRLQADGAGVALRGVLPSEPLTVDADRRAIKQIVLNLVSNALKFTPKGGTVTVTVQSFEDLLELIVVDTGVGISREDLERLGRPYEQAGDDTRRQLGTGLGLSLVRSFAELHGGEMVIESVLGEGTTVSLRLPVVMRPASQTPPPAGGNVIAFNPRG, from the coding sequence GTGACCGAAAGCGCGACCGACGACGCCGAGACCGGCCGCGTCGCTTCGGCGGCGCGCCTGGGTTCCGTTTCGGCGCAGCGGCTCTGGTTCTGGAGCTGGCTGGGCCTTGTCGGCCTGTCCGTCGTCCTGCTGTGGTTGGCGTTTCCGGCGTCGGCCTGGCCGGTGGTCCCGGCCCTGATCGCGGGCGGGCTGCCCGCGGCGGTCAGTCTGTTTCCCAATCGACCGCTCAGCGAGCGGGGCATGGGCCTGATGCTGGTGGTCTGGGGCGTCGGCGGCGCGCTGGCCTGTCTGCTGGCGGGAGGCGTCGGCGGGCCGCTCGGCCCGTGGTGCCTGGCTCCGGTCGCCGCCGCTTCGGTCTATGGCGGCCGCCGCCGGCTCGCCGAGGGCGCGGCGCTGTCGTTCATGGCCGCCCTGGTCTCGGCCCTGGCGGCCCTGTCCGGGCTGGCGCCGACGTTGCCGGCGGAGGGCGCGGGGTTCTGGCTGGGCCTGCTGGCGCTCGCCACCACCGGACTGGGTCTTGGGGCAGGGTTGATCCTGGCCGAACGGCGCGCCGCCCGCCGCGAGCTGCGCCGCGATGACGAGGTCGAGCGCCTGAGGGCCATTCTCGAGGAACAGCCGGCCCTCATTCTCTCCCTGTACCCGCACGGCCGCGTGCGGGCCCTCTACGGCCAGCCTCCGGAAGGCGTGTCGCGCGATCAGGTCCGGGAGCTGGGCCTCCCCGCCGCGGCGCTGCCCGGCGCCGACCGCCTGGCGGTGATCGAGGCGCTGAAGCTCGCCATCGCCGAGGGCCGGGCCGAGACCGGCTTCGCGCCGGCGGGAGCCATGGACCGCTGGGCGGGCCTCACCTTGCGCCGGGCGGAGGAGAACCTGCTGCTGGCCATGGTGCGCGACGCGACCGCCGAGCGCGCCCGCGAGACCTCCCTCGATCAGGCGCGCCAGGACGCCGAGGCGACCACGGCCGGCAAGTCCCGCTTCCTGGCCAACATGAGCCACGAGCTGCGCACGCCGCTGAACGCGATCATGGGCTTTTCCGACATCATGCGGGCGCGGATGTTCGGCCCGCTGCCCGACAAGTACGCCGAGTACGGCGAGCTGATCCATGAGTCCGGACAGCACCTGCTGGATTTGATCAACGACGTTCTCGACATGTCCAAGATCGAGGCGGAGCGGTTCGAGCTCTCGCGCGAGGTCTTCGACGGCCGCGAGGCGGTTTCGGCCGCCCTGCGGTTGATGAGGCTTCAGGCCGACGGCGCCGGGGTGGCGCTGCGCGGCGTGCTGCCGTCCGAGCCTCTGACGGTCGACGCCGACCGCCGCGCGATCAAGCAGATCGTCCTGAACCTGGTGTCCAACGCGCTGAAGTTCACGCCCAAGGGCGGAACCGTGACCGTGACCGTCCAGAGCTTCGAGGATCTGCTCGAGCTGATCGTGGTCGACACCGGCGTCGGCATTTCGCGCGAGGATCTGGAGCGGCTGGGGCGCCCCTACGAACAGGCCGGCGACGACACGCGGCGGCAACTCGGCACGGGCCTGGGCCTGTCCCTGGTGCGCTCCTTCGCGGAGCTGCATGGCGGCGAGATGGTCATCGAGAGCGTGCTGGGCGAGGGAACCACCGTCAGCCTGCGTCTGCCGGTCGTGATGCGACCGGCCAGCCAGACCCCGCCGCCGGCCGGCGGCAACGTCATAGCCTTCAATCCGCGCGGCTGA
- a CDS encoding DUF1491 family protein, translated as MLLSTDIWVGALIRRAEQGGAFAAVARKGDPRAGAVLVKAINRRAGTARLYSEATRGDGERVWMQPARSENEPDLDAYIERALRIDPDLWVVEIEDAEGRHFLVETVEKS; from the coding sequence TTGCTTCTTTCCACGGACATCTGGGTCGGCGCCCTCATCCGCCGGGCCGAGCAGGGCGGAGCCTTCGCGGCAGTGGCGCGCAAGGGCGATCCGCGCGCCGGGGCGGTGCTGGTCAAGGCGATCAACCGGCGAGCCGGGACGGCGCGGCTCTACAGCGAAGCCACCCGCGGGGACGGCGAGCGGGTCTGGATGCAGCCGGCCCGATCCGAGAACGAGCCCGACCTGGACGCCTACATCGAGCGCGCCCTGCGCATTGATCCCGACCTGTGGGTCGTGGAGATCGAGGACGCCGAGGGCCGCCATTTCCTGGTCGAGACCGTCGAGAAGAGTTAG
- a CDS encoding peptide chain release factor 3, with product MSTSVALEAARRRTFAIISHPDAGKTTLTENLLLAGGAIRAAGAVRARGENRRTRSDWMKIERERGISVSASVMTFDHEGLMFNLLDTPGHEDFSEDTYRTLTAADAAVMVLDAAKGIEPQTLKLFEVCRLRDIPIVTFINKMDREAQDPIALLDEISSKLALDPAPLYWPAGSGGRFKGMLDLRGQKFIPFGKNREEGHPDPVAFNSNAIVTHLDPDEQGELEEASMLVQEASKPFDVQSFIEGHMTPVVFGSALRHFGVDELLATIAAYAPAPKPRAAEKGGAETHVAPGDPEVSGFVFKVQANMDPNHRDRIAFFKLTSGKFTRGMKLKTFSTGVRGETPSKQMSVNAPIMFFASDRELAEEAYAGDVIGIPNHGVLRVGESLSETGTLRFAGLPNFAPEILQRVRVKDPLKAKHLKKALEGLAEEGVTQLFRPDIGSDFIVGAVGQLQFEVMADRLSNEYQLDVIFEASPYAEARWLTGATADLEDFHSKHRTAMATDIDNDTVFLAKSAWEIGYLGERFPKVAFHRSKERS from the coding sequence ATGTCCACCTCCGTCGCTCTCGAAGCCGCCCGCCGGCGCACCTTCGCCATCATCAGCCATCCTGACGCCGGCAAGACCACCCTGACCGAGAACCTGCTGCTGGCCGGCGGGGCGATCCGGGCGGCCGGCGCCGTGCGCGCTCGCGGCGAGAACCGCCGCACGCGGTCGGACTGGATGAAGATCGAGCGCGAGCGCGGCATCTCGGTCAGCGCCTCGGTGATGACGTTCGACCACGAAGGCCTGATGTTCAACCTGCTGGACACGCCGGGCCACGAGGACTTCTCGGAAGACACCTACCGCACCCTGACGGCCGCCGACGCCGCGGTCATGGTTCTGGACGCCGCGAAGGGCATCGAGCCTCAGACCCTGAAGCTGTTCGAGGTCTGCCGCCTGCGCGACATCCCGATCGTCACCTTCATCAACAAGATGGACCGCGAGGCGCAGGATCCCATCGCGCTGCTGGACGAGATCAGCAGCAAGCTGGCTCTGGATCCCGCGCCGCTCTACTGGCCGGCCGGCTCGGGCGGGCGGTTCAAGGGCATGCTGGATCTGCGCGGCCAGAAGTTCATCCCGTTCGGCAAGAACCGGGAAGAGGGCCATCCCGACCCGGTCGCCTTCAATTCCAACGCCATCGTCACCCACCTCGATCCCGACGAGCAGGGCGAGCTGGAGGAAGCCTCGATGCTGGTGCAGGAGGCGTCCAAGCCGTTCGACGTCCAGAGCTTCATCGAGGGGCATATGACCCCGGTGGTGTTCGGATCGGCCCTGCGTCACTTCGGCGTCGACGAGCTGCTGGCGACGATCGCCGCCTATGCCCCCGCGCCCAAGCCGCGCGCGGCCGAGAAGGGCGGCGCCGAGACCCATGTCGCGCCGGGCGACCCGGAAGTCAGCGGCTTCGTGTTCAAGGTCCAGGCGAACATGGACCCCAACCATCGCGACCGGATCGCCTTCTTCAAGCTGACCAGCGGCAAGTTCACCCGCGGCATGAAGCTGAAGACCTTCTCGACCGGCGTGCGCGGCGAGACGCCCAGCAAGCAGATGAGCGTCAACGCGCCGATCATGTTCTTCGCCTCCGACCGCGAGCTGGCGGAGGAGGCCTACGCCGGCGACGTCATCGGCATTCCCAACCACGGCGTGCTGCGGGTCGGCGAAAGCCTGTCGGAGACCGGCACGCTGCGCTTCGCCGGCCTGCCCAACTTCGCCCCGGAAATCCTCCAGCGCGTCCGCGTGAAAGACCCGCTGAAGGCCAAGCACCTGAAGAAGGCGCTGGAAGGCCTGGCGGAGGAGGGCGTGACCCAGCTGTTCCGCCCGGACATCGGCTCGGACTTCATCGTCGGCGCCGTCGGTCAGCTGCAGTTCGAGGTCATGGCCGACCGCCTGTCGAACGAGTACCAGCTGGACGTCATCTTCGAAGCCTCGCCCTACGCCGAGGCGCGCTGGTTGACCGGCGCGACCGCCGACCTGGAGGACTTCCACTCCAAGCACCGCACGGCGATGGCCACCGACATCGACAACGACACGGTGTTCCTGGCCAAGTCGGCCTGGGAGATCGGCTACCTCGGTGAACGCTTCCCGAAGGTGGCCTTCCACCGGAGCAAGGAGCGGAGCTGA
- a CDS encoding TonB-dependent siderophore receptor, which produces MSARAALLATTLLTLAPLSAFAAEADDDQPTSVSAVEIEGHRQKETPSATGLVLTLRETPQSVTQIQRQQIDDFALNTVNDLLTMAPGVNVEKVETDRTYFNARGFDITNFQVDGVGLPLIWGLQFGDVDTVIYDRVDIIRGANGMLTGTGNPSATINYIRKRPTREARGSLSASYGSWNAYRLTADLSGPLDSTGSVTGRLVYANEDRDSYLDHYHVNRHVFYGVLSWDVSSDLNVSGGAWRQDNQANGVLWGALPLTYANGARIPYDRSASTSADWTYWDTLDQGWFLEGTYQLGGGWQVKGTYTHKRFTEEAKLLYAYGNPDPVTGLGVAGMSGIYPSKYRQDLVDLTLTGAVSLFGRSHDVVLGVASAKGRGLEWENSGAGVIVYPAVGDWKRIQPAQPAYAGAYLAAQSEDRLDRLFGAIHLNLSDRLKGVVGFNAMKLESEGVSYGTGQARDESKVSPYVGVVYDLTPNLSLYASYTDIFNPQSEVDINRKTLDPAAGKSWEAGVKSEWFAGRLYATAAVFKSDQKGLALAAGTIPGSNDTYYVGQDTFVEGYELEVAGAITDRWRISGGWTQLSVEDKDGADARLYLPRKTLKLSTTYDVPELRNLKLGASVRWQSEISTMEQVRVEQDAYAVVDAMASIDVTPSVKATLNVRNLFDETYMTSLMWNQSYFAAPRSASVTLEYRF; this is translated from the coding sequence ATGTCTGCACGCGCCGCGCTTCTGGCGACCACGCTTCTTACGCTTGCGCCTCTGTCGGCTTTCGCCGCGGAAGCCGACGACGACCAGCCGACCTCGGTCAGCGCCGTCGAGATCGAAGGCCATCGGCAGAAGGAGACGCCCAGCGCCACCGGCCTGGTCCTGACCCTGCGCGAGACGCCGCAGTCGGTGACCCAGATCCAGCGCCAGCAGATCGACGACTTCGCGCTGAACACGGTCAACGACCTGCTGACCATGGCGCCGGGCGTCAATGTGGAGAAGGTCGAGACCGACCGGACCTATTTCAACGCCCGCGGCTTCGACATCACCAACTTCCAGGTCGACGGCGTCGGCCTGCCGCTGATCTGGGGGCTGCAGTTCGGCGACGTCGACACGGTGATCTATGATCGGGTCGACATCATCCGCGGCGCCAACGGCATGCTGACCGGCACGGGCAACCCGTCGGCGACGATCAACTACATCCGCAAACGCCCGACCCGCGAGGCGCGGGGGTCGCTGTCCGCCTCGTACGGCAGCTGGAACGCTTATCGCCTGACCGCCGACCTGTCCGGCCCGCTCGACTCCACGGGCAGCGTCACCGGCCGGCTGGTCTACGCCAACGAGGACCGCGACAGCTACCTCGACCACTACCACGTCAACCGGCACGTCTTTTACGGCGTGCTGTCCTGGGACGTGTCGTCGGACCTGAACGTGAGCGGCGGCGCCTGGCGGCAGGACAACCAGGCCAATGGCGTGCTCTGGGGGGCGCTGCCGCTGACCTATGCGAACGGCGCGCGGATTCCGTATGACCGCTCCGCCTCCACGTCCGCCGACTGGACCTATTGGGACACGCTGGACCAGGGCTGGTTCCTGGAGGGGACATATCAGCTGGGCGGCGGCTGGCAGGTGAAGGGGACCTACACCCACAAGCGCTTCACCGAGGAGGCGAAGCTGCTCTACGCCTACGGCAATCCCGATCCGGTCACCGGGCTGGGCGTCGCCGGCATGAGCGGGATCTATCCGTCGAAGTACCGCCAGGACCTGGTCGACCTGACCTTGACCGGCGCCGTGAGCCTGTTCGGCCGCAGCCACGACGTCGTCCTGGGCGTCGCCTCCGCCAAGGGGCGCGGCCTCGAATGGGAGAACTCGGGGGCCGGGGTCATCGTCTACCCGGCCGTCGGGGACTGGAAGCGGATCCAACCCGCACAGCCGGCCTACGCCGGGGCCTATCTGGCGGCGCAGAGCGAGGATCGGCTGGACCGTCTGTTCGGGGCGATCCACCTGAACCTCAGCGATCGGCTCAAGGGCGTGGTCGGCTTCAACGCGATGAAGCTGGAGTCCGAGGGCGTGTCCTACGGAACCGGCCAGGCGCGCGACGAAAGCAAGGTCAGCCCCTACGTCGGCGTGGTCTACGACCTGACCCCGAACCTGTCGCTGTATGCGAGCTATACCGACATCTTCAATCCGCAGTCCGAGGTCGACATCAACCGCAAGACGCTCGATCCGGCGGCGGGCAAGAGCTGGGAGGCGGGCGTGAAGAGCGAGTGGTTCGCCGGCCGGCTCTATGCGACCGCGGCCGTATTCAAGTCGGACCAGAAGGGCCTGGCCCTGGCCGCCGGCACGATCCCGGGCAGCAACGACACCTACTACGTCGGCCAGGACACCTTCGTCGAAGGCTACGAGCTCGAGGTCGCCGGGGCGATCACCGACCGCTGGCGGATCTCCGGCGGCTGGACCCAGCTGTCGGTCGAGGACAAGGACGGCGCCGACGCGCGCCTGTACCTGCCGCGCAAGACGCTGAAGCTGTCGACCACCTACGACGTCCCCGAGCTGCGGAACCTGAAGCTCGGCGCCTCGGTGCGCTGGCAGAGCGAGATCTCGACGATGGAACAGGTCCGGGTCGAGCAGGACGCCTACGCGGTGGTCGACGCCATGGCCAGCATCGACGTGACGCCGAGCGTCAAGGCGACGCTGAATGTCCGCAATCTGTTCGACGAGACCTACATGACCAGCCTGATGTGGAACCAGTCCTACTTCGCCGCGCCGCGCAGCGCCTCGGTGACGCTCGAGTATAGGTTCTAG
- a CDS encoding RcnB family protein, whose translation MKKILTAAVALGVLASAGAASAQPYGYGRDRDRDYGRYEQRYDRYDRYDRHDRYERRDRRDRYEARRYYEPRSYHGQWRRGDRLPDRYRYGYAVDYRDYRLAPPPRGYEYRRAGDDVVLAAIATGIIASVLVGMSN comes from the coding sequence ATGAAGAAGATCCTGACCGCCGCCGTCGCCCTGGGCGTCCTGGCCTCGGCCGGCGCCGCGTCCGCCCAGCCTTACGGCTATGGCCGCGATCGCGACCGCGACTACGGCCGGTACGAACAGCGCTACGACCGTTACGACCGCTACGACCGTCATGACCGCTACGAGCGCCGTGACCGTCGCGACCGCTACGAAGCCCGTCGCTACTACGAGCCGCGCAGCTATCATGGCCAATGGCGTCGCGGCGACCGCCTGCCGGATCGCTACCGCTACGGCTATGCGGTCGACTACCGCGACTACCGCCTGGCCCCTCCGCCCCGCGGCTACGAGTACCGCCGCGCCGGCGACGACGTGGTCCTGGCGGCGATCGCCACCGGCATCATCGCTTCCGTCCTGGTCGGCATGAGCAACTAG
- the fliP gene encoding flagellar type III secretion system pore protein FliP (The bacterial flagellar biogenesis protein FliP forms a type III secretion system (T3SS)-type pore required for flagellar assembly.), with protein MAFVASLIVPAAALAQAVNINLGDGAGLTERVVQLIGLLTVLSLAPSIVIMTTSFVRIVVVLSLLRTALGLQQSPPNAVIISLSLFLTAIVMGPTFQRSYDEGVKPLLDKQIELPQAFEAASDPVKTFMLSQVDRDDLALFIRLSKIERPATIQDTPIRIVTPAFMISELKRAFEIGFLLFVPFLVIDLVVASVLMSMGMMMLPPVVVSLPFKLIFFVLVDGWRLVAGSLVESFQRGGSG; from the coding sequence ATGGCCTTCGTCGCCAGCCTGATCGTCCCGGCCGCGGCCCTGGCCCAGGCGGTGAACATCAACCTCGGCGACGGCGCCGGCCTGACCGAGCGGGTGGTCCAGCTGATCGGCCTGCTGACGGTGCTGTCGCTGGCCCCTTCGATCGTGATCATGACCACCAGCTTCGTGCGGATCGTGGTCGTGCTCAGCCTGCTGCGGACCGCGCTGGGCCTGCAGCAGAGCCCGCCCAACGCGGTGATCATCAGCCTCTCGCTGTTCCTGACCGCGATCGTGATGGGCCCGACCTTCCAGCGCTCCTACGACGAAGGCGTCAAGCCGCTGCTGGACAAGCAGATCGAGCTGCCCCAGGCGTTCGAGGCCGCCAGCGACCCGGTGAAGACCTTCATGCTCAGCCAGGTCGACCGCGACGACCTGGCCCTGTTCATCCGGCTGTCGAAGATCGAAAGGCCGGCGACGATCCAGGACACGCCGATCCGCATCGTCACCCCGGCGTTCATGATCAGCGAGCTGAAGCGCGCCTTCGAGATCGGCTTCCTGCTGTTCGTGCCCTTCCTGGTCATCGACCTGGTCGTGGCCAGCGTGCTGATGAGCATGGGCATGATGATGCTGCCGCCCGTGGTGGTCAGCCTGCCGTTCAAGCTGATCTTCTTCGTGCTGGTCGACGGCTGGCGCCTGGTCGCCGGCAGCCTGGTCGAGAGCTTCCAGCGCGGCGGGAGCGGCTGA
- a CDS encoding flagellar biosynthetic protein FliO, with translation MGFLYYVQVFAALAVTIGLVLLAGVALRRFGPEGLARFQRLKAERRLVLVETLVLDPARRLVLIRLDDEERLILLGEGRTLETLKKTPAPARRKAAAPETAA, from the coding sequence ATGGGTTTCCTCTACTACGTCCAGGTCTTCGCCGCGCTCGCGGTGACCATCGGCCTGGTGCTGCTGGCTGGGGTCGCATTGCGCCGTTTCGGGCCGGAGGGCCTGGCGCGCTTCCAGCGCCTCAAGGCCGAGCGCCGGCTGGTGCTGGTCGAGACCCTGGTCCTGGACCCCGCCCGCCGGCTGGTGCTGATCCGGCTGGACGACGAGGAGCGGCTGATCCTGCTCGGCGAAGGCCGGACGCTGGAGACGTTGAAGAAGACCCCCGCCCCCGCGCGCCGCAAGGCGGCCGCCCCGGAGACCGCCGCCTGA
- the flgB gene encoding flagellar basal body rod protein FlgB, with the protein MDTSAIPILAMLKQRLGYLGERQRVIAQNVANADTPGYAPRDVKAFSFDAAMQSQARVAAGGVEPVRTAAGHLAGGPKRISSSTVKTVKQLDSETTLDGNSVVLEDQMIKMSEARMQYDAAIGFYQKSMALLRMAARPPGR; encoded by the coding sequence ATGGACACGTCCGCGATTCCCATTCTGGCGATGCTGAAGCAGCGGCTCGGCTATCTGGGCGAGCGCCAGCGGGTGATCGCCCAGAACGTGGCCAACGCCGACACGCCGGGCTACGCGCCGCGGGACGTGAAGGCGTTCAGCTTCGACGCGGCGATGCAGTCCCAGGCGCGGGTCGCGGCCGGCGGGGTCGAACCCGTGCGGACGGCGGCGGGTCACCTCGCGGGCGGGCCAAAGCGGATCAGCAGCTCGACCGTGAAGACGGTGAAGCAGCTCGATTCCGAGACCACCCTCGACGGCAATTCGGTCGTGCTCGAGGACCAGATGATCAAGATGTCCGAGGCGCGCATGCAGTACGACGCCGCCATCGGCTTCTACCAGAAATCCATGGCGCTGCTCCGCATGGCGGCGCGGCCGCCCGGCCGATAG
- the flgC gene encoding flagellar basal body rod protein FlgC — protein sequence MPQVKSQADTAMAVAASGIRAQQARMRIIAENLANASSTARTPGGEPYRRQVPVFEPRAVSGGEGVSMKRVAMDAKPFRTTYDPGHPSANAEGYVQLPNVDPLIEALDMKEAQRAYEANLNVIETARSMEMRTLDLLKR from the coding sequence ATGCCGCAGGTGAAGTCCCAGGCCGACACGGCGATGGCGGTGGCCGCGTCCGGCATCCGCGCCCAGCAGGCCCGGATGCGGATCATCGCCGAGAACCTGGCCAACGCGAGCTCGACGGCCCGCACGCCGGGCGGCGAGCCCTATCGCCGACAGGTGCCCGTGTTCGAACCGCGCGCGGTGAGCGGCGGCGAGGGCGTGTCCATGAAACGGGTGGCGATGGACGCCAAGCCGTTCCGCACCACCTACGATCCCGGCCATCCCTCGGCCAACGCCGAGGGCTACGTCCAGCTGCCCAACGTCGATCCCCTGATCGAGGCTCTCGACATGAAGGAGGCGCAGCGCGCCTACGAGGCCAACCTCAACGTCATCGAGACGGCGCGCAGCATGGAGATGCGCACCCTCGACCTGCTGAAGCGGTAG
- the fliE gene encoding flagellar hook-basal body complex protein FliE, with protein MMTPLAAAKAYATTQGSAAPGLGGAAPTQGKDFGDLLQSVMTDAVQTSKNAETQIAKQVQGKAELIDVVTAISSAEASLETVMAVRDQVIAAYQEIMRMPI; from the coding sequence ATGATGACCCCGCTCGCCGCCGCCAAGGCCTATGCGACGACCCAGGGTTCGGCCGCTCCCGGTCTGGGCGGCGCCGCGCCCACCCAGGGCAAGGACTTCGGCGACCTGCTTCAGTCGGTGATGACCGACGCGGTCCAGACCAGCAAGAACGCCGAGACCCAGATCGCCAAACAGGTCCAGGGCAAGGCCGAGCTGATCGACGTCGTCACCGCCATCTCCTCGGCCGAGGCCAGCCTGGAGACGGTCATGGCCGTCCGCGACCAGGTGATCGCCGCCTACCAGGAAATCATGCGGATGCCGATCTGA
- a CDS encoding TetR/AcrR family transcriptional regulator: MARQADRSAATTRRLLDTARMLFARDGYDRVSIDLIVAEAGLTKGAFYHHFASKQAVFERVLDEAQAGIAARQAEGPGPAPGTPATRSLALGAVGYLRLANDPAIRRILLEDGPRVLGWERWREIDDVHFAGRVRGALARIMGVDAPLVEAATRVVLGAIMEAALASGRADDPEAVVARYGETIERMLEGFAASR, translated from the coding sequence ATGGCTAGACAGGCAGACCGCAGCGCCGCGACGACCCGGCGCCTTCTGGACACCGCGCGCATGCTGTTCGCGCGGGACGGCTACGACCGGGTCAGCATCGATCTGATCGTGGCGGAGGCGGGGCTGACCAAGGGCGCCTTCTACCACCACTTCGCCTCCAAGCAGGCCGTGTTCGAGCGCGTTCTCGACGAGGCCCAGGCGGGGATCGCCGCGCGACAGGCCGAGGGACCGGGGCCGGCCCCCGGGACGCCCGCGACGCGTTCGTTGGCGCTGGGCGCGGTCGGCTACCTTCGCCTGGCCAACGACCCGGCCATCCGTCGGATTCTGCTCGAGGACGGTCCCCGGGTGCTGGGCTGGGAGCGCTGGCGCGAGATCGACGATGTCCACTTCGCCGGCCGGGTGAGGGGGGCGCTGGCCCGGATCATGGGCGTCGACGCCCCTCTGGTCGAGGCGGCGACCCGCGTGGTGCTGGGGGCGATCATGGAGGCCGCCCTGGCCAGCGGCCGCGCCGACGACCCGGAGGCGGTGGTGGCGCGCTACGGCGAGACCATCGAGCGGATGCTGGAGGGGTTCGCGGCGTCACGATAG
- a CDS encoding nuclear transport factor 2 family protein: MATSSLAEVRTAMTVEDAYARYHAAWEAQDPDRIADLHSTDSIFWLQDGRSPFVQGREPIRRHCAGLFQLYGEIGFEPCRVLYGEDRWVFDYTMVLKLTDTSGKPFVARIDMIDVVDVNPAGEVTRKDVFVDRAATQEALARAGLG; this comes from the coding sequence ATGGCCACGTCCAGCCTCGCCGAAGTCCGGACCGCAATGACGGTCGAGGACGCCTACGCCCGCTATCACGCCGCATGGGAGGCGCAGGATCCGGACCGCATCGCGGACCTGCATTCGACGGACTCGATCTTCTGGCTGCAGGACGGCAGGTCGCCGTTCGTGCAGGGGCGCGAGCCGATCCGGCGGCACTGCGCCGGGCTGTTCCAACTCTATGGCGAGATCGGCTTCGAGCCCTGCCGCGTGCTCTACGGTGAAGATCGCTGGGTCTTCGACTACACCATGGTGCTGAAGCTGACGGACACGTCCGGCAAGCCGTTCGTCGCCCGTATCGACATGATCGACGTCGTCGACGTGAATCCGGCCGGCGAGGTGACGCGCAAGGACGTGTTCGTGGATCGCGCCGCCACCCAGGAAGCGCTCGCCCGCGCCGGGCTGGGGTAG